Genomic segment of Candidatus Poribacteria bacterium:
TCCTGAAATCCTTATTCTCCGAATCTCTGGAGCTCTCCAGAACCGATTTCTCAGATGACTTTCAGGATGTGGACCTAAAGGGATCGAGGTGAGCTCATGCTGTTCAGAAACTGGAAGTCAATAGTAGCTCAGGACCCCGCCTTTGAGATATGGGAGGAGCCCGAGGAACTTCCTGAGGAATCATCACCCGACAGGGGTGATCTTCTCATAGAGAGCCTTGAGGGAATCCGAGAGGAGATCAAAAAACAGGGAAAAGCTTATCTTCGTTCCAGTAGCCTCGCCCAATCGGAAAGGGAGTCGCTGAAAAGGATGATAGGGGAGATACTTGATAGACTTGAATCTCAGGAAGATAAGCTTCCCGTTGGGCTATTGCAAGATCTCTTCCCGATCGCTGACGGGCTTGAGGAAGCGATAAACGCCGCTGTGAGCCTCTCGGCGAATAATCCTAATCTCGTAAGCTGGGCAAACGGCATAAGGATAATCTATCAGAGGCTCCTCGATCTATTCAAGAAGTGGAACGTCAGACAGATGAAGACCGTAGGTGAGCCGTTTGATCCCCACCTGCACGTCGCCGTCGATGTGGAGTACACAGATGAATTTCCTCCGAACACCGTTGTAGCCGAACAACGTAAGGGATATCTCCTCGGAAATCGAATCCTCAGGTTCGCGGAGGTTATAGTCGCTAAACCGAAGATTTCGGAAGATGAAAGGACAAAAACGAAAAAGGCCGAGCCTGGCAGTGGAAAACGAAGGGAACGAACGTTGTGGGAGGAGATGGGATTTGTAGATTAGGGAGAAGGAGGTGGGTGAAAATGTCCAGGATAGTAGGCATAGATTTGGGAACCACGAATTCGGAGATAGCTGTCGTCAAAGACGGGCAGCCTTTCGTCATACCGGATGAAAAGGGGAGCAGGATTTTACCTTCGTTCGTGGGTATATCACCGAACGGGGAGCTGCTTGTTGGTCAGCCCGCCAAGAACCAGTATATAATCGAGCCGGAGAACACCGTCAAGTCGATAAAGCGCAAGATGGGGACGGATGAGAGGGTGAAGCTCGGCGATAAATACTACACGCCGCAGGAGATATCATCCTTCATCCTTAGAAGGCTCAAGGAGATCGCCGAGAGGTATCTGGGCGAGAAGATCGAAAAGGCTGTGATCACCGTCCCCGCTTATTTTACCGACCTTCAGCGACAGGCAACCGTGGATGCGGGCGAGATAGCAGGGCTTGAGGTCGTTAGGATAATCAACGAACCCACGGCGGCGGCTCTGG
This window contains:
- a CDS encoding nucleotide exchange factor GrpE, which encodes MLFRNWKSIVAQDPAFEIWEEPEELPEESSPDRGDLLIESLEGIREEIKKQGKAYLRSSSLAQSERESLKRMIGEILDRLESQEDKLPVGLLQDLFPIADGLEEAINAAVSLSANNPNLVSWANGIRIIYQRLLDLFKKWNVRQMKTVGEPFDPHLHVAVDVEYTDEFPPNTVVAEQRKGYLLGNRILRFAEVIVAKPKISEDERTKTKKAEPGSGKRRERTLWEEMGFVD